The window CTATATAGGGAGATGTTTTCTGAAAAAGAATAAATGAAGATGAAAGATAAGATAACAGATGTTTTTTTTGATCTGGACCATACCCTGTGGGATTTTGAAAAAAATTCAGCACTCACTTTCAATAAAATATTACCTCAGAATGGGGTAAATGTATCACTTGATGATTTTCTGAAATGCTATCGCCAGGTAAATATGCATTATTGGAAATTATACAGGGAAGAAAAAGTTACCAAAGAGCAGTTGAGATATTCGAGGTTAAAGGAAACCTTCGATCGATTGGATTATAAAATAGAAGATGAGCTGATAACGGTCTTGTCGGAGGAGTATATTCGGTATTTAACCGGTTTTAACCATTTGTTTGATGAGGCCATACCCATACTCGATTATTTAAGACCAAAATATAAGCTGCATATCATCACCAATGGTTTCGCAGAAGTGCAAACCGGTAAACTGGAGAATTCAAAAATATCTGATTATTTTATTCATATCATAAATTCTGAAAGTGCGGGAGTGAAAAAACCGGATCCTAGAATATTTAATTATGCCCTTACCAAAGCCCGGGTAGAAGCTGACAAGGCTATTATGATAGGAGATAACTATGAAGCCGATGTGCTGGGGGCTAAAAATGTAGGGATGCATACGATCCATTTTAACGTACACAATGATGCTGTTAACGAACAAGATGTTAAAATAGATAATTTGTTGGAAATTAAGGGCTATCTTTAAGAGTATAGATCAATTTTCCTGTTTTAAGGTATGTTAAAGATGGTACTTCAAATAAGAATAGTAATATGTTTATTTCTCTTGTTGTTAGTGTCATGCGTAAAAGATGTTGATTTCGATCAGGTAGATAATATTCGGCTGACACCTGTTTTTGAAGGGAGCTTTGTTTACTTCGATATAGAAGCAAACCAATTTGTGGAAAACGGACAGGAAATGATTTCCGCTGGCGATCTTGTAAAAATGGATGCTGTGTCAGAGTCTTTTTCCGTAAACAATCTTGTACGGGCAGATTTTCATTTTCAGTTTACCAATACCATTAGCAGGAATTTTGAGATCACCCTGAATTTTCTGGATAAAAATCAGGAGGTACTTCGTGCTCTATCGTATGATATTCCGGCTTCGTCAGGGGCTGATGTTGAAGTTAAGGATACTGTTATATTTTCGGGAGATAGTATAGGGCAGTTGACAAGTACCGTGTTGTTAGGGATGGAAATAGTGTTAGTGGACGGAACTCCCGGGCTTACTGAAACTTCTGAAGGCAGCGTGTCAATGAATTCTTTTGTAACCATATATTTACAAGTAGAAGATGATAAGTAGGGTTATATACATAACCTGGTTTTGGGTTGTTTTGGGGAGCGCTCAGAATAAACAATTGCTATACGACTTCACCCAGATTCCACAATCATTAATGCAAAACCCCGGGGCTAATGTAAATAACGAATGGCATGCAGGATTACCATTATTGTCCGGGGTGTATATAAGTGCAGGTTCCAGTGGTTTTTCTGTTTATGATGTTTTTGCTGATGACGGTGTCGATATTAACGATAAAATAAGGGATGTGATTTACACTGCCGGAAGTAATGATATTATGTCGGTTCATGAAGAAGTAGAAATACTGTTTGGCGGGTTTAAGGGGCGTAGTGGCTGGCACGAAAAGAATTATTACTCTTTCGGGTGGTACCAGGAGTTCGATCATTTTAATTATTGGCCTCGCGATCTGGCTATTTTGGCCTATGACGGGAATAGAGATTATCTGGGTCAGCGATTTAACCTGAGGCACGCTACAGTGAAGACTGAGTTGGTAAGTGTGCTTCATTTTGGAGTATTGCGGAAAGTAAGTGAAAGCCTTTCTGTAGGTGGACGGCTTAAAGTATATTCCGGAATAGCAGATATAACGTCGACGCATAACAATGGTCGTTTTTTTACAGATTTCGGAACCAATAATGAATATGTTCATACGGTGATTGCCGATCTGGAACTGAATACTTCGGGGTATGGGATTATAGATGAATTGGAGGATGGTAATGATATCGCCAGTGGTCTGTACGGAAGATTTAAAAGGCGTGCCCTATTAGGAGGGAACCTCGGTATGGGAGTTGATTTAGGATTTAGTTATAAGTTTAAAAAAAAATGGAAGTTAACGGCGAGTGTCTTGGATTTTGGTTTTATTCACCACTCGAAGGATGTGAAGAATTACGCATACCGGGGCAGGTATGATTTTGAAGGCTTGGACCTGGTTTTTCCGGGTATAATTGATGATGATGGCGATGTTTATGACTATTGGCAGGATCTTGCAGACGAATTGGAAGAACTTTATGATACCACCTCAACGAGGTATACGACTTTAAGACCGCTAAGGCTGAATGCGGGTTTGTCATACGCTTTCGGAAGGAAGGGAGGAAAGGATTGTGATTGCAGGGCTTATGAAAAAGATTATGATAATACTCTTGGGGTACATTTTTCAGCCATTCACAGGCCAAGATATCCGCAATTGGCCCTGACAGCGTACTACCAAAAGAGAATCGCCGATTTTTTACAGGCAAGGGCAGCTTATACAGTTGATAAATTTTCTGCAACAAATATAGGAATTGGACTTTCGACACATTTTGGTAATTTTAATTTATATATTTTAGCAGATAATCTGTTGGAATATGAAAATCTGGCCGATGCTCACAATGCTTCGGTTCAGTTTGGAATAAATTATATAGTTCCGGAGAGAAATTAATTAAATTAAAGAGAGGTATAATAAATGTACATTTGATGTTTGCAAAGAATCTAAGTATTGTTGTTTGTCCTCTTTTACTCATTACGAATAATAAAAGTAAAATAATGAAGAAGTTCTTAATTGTCTTTTTAATCAGTGCATATGGTTTTGCACAGAGTTCAGTAAATGAATACAAATATGTGGTAGTGCCAAAAAAGTTTGATTTTTTAAAGGAAGAAAATCAATACCGAATGAATACTATGACTAAGTTTTTGTTGGAGGAAAGTAATTTTAATGCAGTGTATAGTGATGAGATGCCTGCGGATTTAAAAAACAATCCTTGTCAGGGGTTGAAAGTTGATGTGATAAATGACTCAGGTCTTTTTACGACAAAGCTGAAAGTAGTCTTAAAGGATTGTGGAGACAGGATCGTGTATACATCCGAAGAAGGTAAAAGTAAGATCAAAGAGTATCAGGGAGCCTATCATGAGGCTTTAAGAGGGGCTTTTAAGTCGCTTAAAGCACTTAATTATGCATACCAGCCTAAAGAAGGAGAAAGTGTTGTAGAGGTGAGGAATACTCCTGCCGCACAGTTAACACCTGCCAGAACGGTAGAAAAGCCTGCTGAGATCGTAAGAGAAGTTGAAGCATCGGCGGCTACTGTAGTAACAAATGCTAAATTGAGTGAAAGCGATTTAGGGACGTTGTACGCACAGCCTATAGCAAACGGATACCAGCTTGTGGACATGACGCCTCAGGTGGTTATGTTTTTAAAAGCGACATCCCAGCAAAATATGTTTATTGCACAAAGAGGTGCATTAAGCGGCACTGTATATCAGGATGCAGGTAAATGGTATTTTGAATATTACGATGGGGGTAAATTGATGAAAGAAGAATTGAAAATTAAGTTTTAGTTATTAACGGGCGTTATTGAATAATGAACACCGATTAATGATCGGTGTTTTTTATGGCCTGTTATTAGGCTTTTAAGGCTTTACTCGATCATCGGGATTTAAATGCTCCGACGCTTGCCCTGTGAAATAGTCCTGACGGAATTTCACAGGGCTTGTGTCGAAATGTTTTGCCATGCGCCGGCTGGCTCCATCGCTAAAAAGGTCTACCAGACCTTTTCTTTACACTTGGCCCTCTGGTGGGCTTACCCCGAGGTAGTGTCACAGGGCCGCCTAACCTGGTATGATGCCTTAATTCGCCATCCTGTCTATCATATGCTCAGGCTTTTGATTTTCTTGCTGTACAGGTGTTATTGTTGCTCTTTATAACAAAAAGATTTTGTTTGGATAGATAAATATGTTTTTGTTTAAACCCTCAGGATTTTTTCCATAACCTTTCCTTTGGCAAGTTCGTCAATGAGTTTGTCCAGGTATCTGATTTTTTGCATCAGTTCGTTTTCTATTTCTTCTACCCTATAACCACATATTACGCCTTTAATTTTTGAAACATTCGGATTTATTTGGGGAGCTTCGGCAAAGAAGGTCTCAAAATCGGTATTATTATCGATTTGTTGTTGTAAAGTGTCTTTGTTGTATCCTGTGAGCCAGTAGATAATGGTGTCTACTTCTTCTTTGGTACGGCCTTTTTTTTCTGCTTTCTGAATATAGTGAGGGTAGACACTTGCAAACGACATCTTAAATATTCTGGTGTTCTTCATAACGTTATTTATTGTGAAGTGTGTATAGCGATCAACGTTTCAATATTAATATCCGTACTTGTTCTTCCATTTGTTTTTCAGGTATTCACGCAATGCATTTTCACGTTGATTGTTACCGGGGGTGAAAAACTTGGTGTTTTTTATTTCATCGGGTAAAAATTCCTGTTCAATAAAATTGTTTTCATAATTATGAGCATACTGGTAATCTTTACCGTAGCCTATGTCTTTCATCAGTTTGGTAGGTGCGTTTCTGAGGTGTAGAGGTACCGAAAGATCGCCTGTTTGCCTTACTTTCTGCACGGCCTCGTTTATGGCCATATAGGAGGCGTTGCTTTTAGGAGAAGTAGCCAGGTAAATAGCACACTGGCTCAGGATTATCCTGGCTTCAGGATAGCCGATGGTTGTAACTGCCTGAAAAGTGTTATTAGCCATTATTAAGGCGGTAGGGTTTGCATTACCAATATCCTCGGAAGCGGCAATGAGCATCCTGCGGGCAATAAATTTAACGTCTTCTCCTCCTTCGATCATGCGGGCGAGCCAGTAAACAGCTCCATTCGGGTCGCTGCCCCGTATCGATTTGATGAAAGCCGAAACGATATCGTAATGTTGTTCACCTGTTTTGTCGTAAAGTACCGTATTCTTCTGTACTTTTTGAAGAACAATGTCGTTGGTAATTACGATATGGTCTTTTCCGTCGGCATTAATAATCAGTTCAAAAATATTTAAAAGCTTTCTTCCATCACCTCCAGATAGCCGTAACAAGGCTTCGGTTTCTTTGAGTTTTATTTTTTTATGGACTAAGATTTCATCCTTTTCTATAGCACGTTGTAATAGGTTTTCGAGATCTTCTTTATTGAAGGGATTAAGGATATATACCTGGCACCTGGAGAGTAAAGCGGGGATTACTTCGAAGCTTGGGTTTTCGGTAGTAGCACCGATAAGGGTAACCCATCCTTTTTCAACTGCTGCGAGTAAAGAGTCTTGTTGCGCCTTACTGAACCTGTGAATCTCATCGATAAACAGTATTGGGTTTTTGGTAGTGAAAAGTCCTCCGCTCTGTTTTGCTTTTTCTATGACCTCCCGTACGTCTTTTACCCCGCTGCTAATGGCGCTTAATGTATAGAAGGGTCTGCCGCTTTCGTTGGCAATGATATTGGCCAGCGTGGTTTTTCCGGTTCCTGGTGGTCCCCAAAGAATTAGGGAAGGTATAATACCTTTTTTTATCTGTAAGGTTAAAGATCCTGCTTCGCCAATGAGGTGCTGTTGACTGATATAATCGTCAAGTGTCTTTGGTCGAATTCGTTCAGCGAGTGGTTCATTCATAAATCAAAATTACTATATTTCCGTTGGGGAATTTACAATTTTAGCAATTATGTCTCTTACAATGAAAGAATATACGGGGTTTAAGTTTGATGTTAATGTTCTTTTAATGCCCTTGTTGTTTGTGCTTACCATATGGTTTGTTTACTGGTTCGAATTTGTATTTGGCGAAGACCTGACCAGCTATGGTATTTATCCGAGAAGAATTTCTGGGTTGAGAGGAGTTTTGTTCAGTCCTTTTATTCATGCGTCTACGAGCCATTTGTACAATAATACCGTTCCGGCTTTTGTGTTGCTGGGGGCCTTAGTTTTTTTTTACAGGAAGGTGGCTCTTAAGGTTTTTGTTATGGGGGTACTTATAAGCGGGCTGCTGACCTGGTTTATTGGGCGGTCGTCCTACCATATAGGGGCCAGCAGTTTAATATATGTGCTGGTCAGTTTTATATTTTTTAAAGGGATTTTTACCCGGTACTACCGGTTGATAGCTTTGTCGCTGATAGTGGTTTTTATGTATGGAGGAATGCTATGGTATGTATTCCCTATTAAGCAGGGGATGTCGTGGGAAGGCCATTTATCGGGATTACTTACCGGATTTTTATTGGCATACTTTATAAAATATAATCCGGGCAAACCGAAAAGGTACAAATGGGAGGAGCCTTCTTCTGAGCTTGATGATCCTTTTCTCAGGCATTTTGATAAAGAAGGGAATTTTATTCCGTCGAGTGAGATGGAAGATGATCCGGAAGCTTATGACGATACCATCTCAACCGGGAAAAATATCCAGATCAATTATCATTACAAGAAGAAAGATACACCAGGTGATTAGGTTGTGGTTATGCAAGTCGCTGACGAACCGTCTCGTATAAAAAAGCACCACAGGCTACAGATACATTTAAGGAGCCTATAGATCCGTACATAGGTAATTTTGCTTTTTCATCGATTAACTTTAACACGGCAGGGGAGATACCTACATCTTCGGCTCCCATGATAATAGCTGTGGGTTCTTTAAAGTTAACATCGTAAATAGTGCTTTCTGTTTTTTCGGTAGCGGCAACAGTTTTGATCCCTGATGCCTGAAGGTGAAAAATAGCGTCTTTTATGTG of the Zhouia spongiae genome contains:
- a CDS encoding YjjG family noncanonical pyrimidine nucleotidase codes for the protein MKDKITDVFFDLDHTLWDFEKNSALTFNKILPQNGVNVSLDDFLKCYRQVNMHYWKLYREEKVTKEQLRYSRLKETFDRLDYKIEDELITVLSEEYIRYLTGFNHLFDEAIPILDYLRPKYKLHIITNGFAEVQTGKLENSKISDYFIHIINSESAGVKKPDPRIFNYALTKARVEADKAIMIGDNYEADVLGAKNVGMHTIHFNVHNDAVNEQDVKIDNLLEIKGYL
- a CDS encoding DUF5723 family protein; protein product: MISRVIYITWFWVVLGSAQNKQLLYDFTQIPQSLMQNPGANVNNEWHAGLPLLSGVYISAGSSGFSVYDVFADDGVDINDKIRDVIYTAGSNDIMSVHEEVEILFGGFKGRSGWHEKNYYSFGWYQEFDHFNYWPRDLAILAYDGNRDYLGQRFNLRHATVKTELVSVLHFGVLRKVSESLSVGGRLKVYSGIADITSTHNNGRFFTDFGTNNEYVHTVIADLELNTSGYGIIDELEDGNDIASGLYGRFKRRALLGGNLGMGVDLGFSYKFKKKWKLTASVLDFGFIHHSKDVKNYAYRGRYDFEGLDLVFPGIIDDDGDVYDYWQDLADELEELYDTTSTRYTTLRPLRLNAGLSYAFGRKGGKDCDCRAYEKDYDNTLGVHFSAIHRPRYPQLALTAYYQKRIADFLQARAAYTVDKFSATNIGIGLSTHFGNFNLYILADNLLEYENLADAHNASVQFGINYIVPERN
- a CDS encoding DUF2200 domain-containing protein; translation: MKNTRIFKMSFASVYPHYIQKAEKKGRTKEEVDTIIYWLTGYNKDTLQQQIDNNTDFETFFAEAPQINPNVSKIKGVICGYRVEEIENELMQKIRYLDKLIDELAKGKVMEKILRV
- a CDS encoding replication-associated recombination protein A, producing MNEPLAERIRPKTLDDYISQQHLIGEAGSLTLQIKKGIIPSLILWGPPGTGKTTLANIIANESGRPFYTLSAISSGVKDVREVIEKAKQSGGLFTTKNPILFIDEIHRFSKAQQDSLLAAVEKGWVTLIGATTENPSFEVIPALLSRCQVYILNPFNKEDLENLLQRAIEKDEILVHKKIKLKETEALLRLSGGDGRKLLNIFELIINADGKDHIVITNDIVLQKVQKNTVLYDKTGEQHYDIVSAFIKSIRGSDPNGAVYWLARMIEGGEDVKFIARRMLIAASEDIGNANPTALIMANNTFQAVTTIGYPEARIILSQCAIYLATSPKSNASYMAINEAVQKVRQTGDLSVPLHLRNAPTKLMKDIGYGKDYQYAHNYENNFIEQEFLPDEIKNTKFFTPGNNQRENALREYLKNKWKNKYGY
- a CDS encoding rhomboid family intramembrane serine protease; the encoded protein is MKEYTGFKFDVNVLLMPLLFVLTIWFVYWFEFVFGEDLTSYGIYPRRISGLRGVLFSPFIHASTSHLYNNTVPAFVLLGALVFFYRKVALKVFVMGVLISGLLTWFIGRSSYHIGASSLIYVLVSFIFFKGIFTRYYRLIALSLIVVFMYGGMLWYVFPIKQGMSWEGHLSGLLTGFLLAYFIKYNPGKPKRYKWEEPSSELDDPFLRHFDKEGNFIPSSEMEDDPEAYDDTISTGKNIQINYHYKKKDTPGD